From Candidatus Amarolinea dominans, a single genomic window includes:
- a CDS encoding tRNA (adenine-N1)-methyltransferase, which translates to MLVSEDEKRYLVRLKAGSIWHSNRGRLPHDALIGQPFGQTVQTLIGRPLLMLEPTTYDLISLLKRVTQIIFPKDAAHILMRLNLFPGRRVLEAGTGSGGLTLALARAVMPSGHVYTYEIKPETFTLAKRNLESLGLLPYVSLQQRDVTVAGFDEQDVDACFLDLREPWATLPAAVTALKTGGIFGSLVPTTNQVEEMLRALQTHGFSDITVEELLLRSYKPVPDRLRPADRMVAHTGYLIFARKLAEGEAHRWRPREQKRYAGRLAALAGPVTTSPDNDLADADDAELATL; encoded by the coding sequence TTGCTTGTCAGCGAGGACGAGAAACGCTACCTGGTTCGCCTCAAAGCCGGCTCGATTTGGCATTCTAATCGCGGTCGTCTCCCGCACGACGCCCTCATTGGGCAGCCGTTTGGGCAAACCGTGCAGACCCTCATCGGGCGCCCGCTGCTGATGCTGGAACCGACAACATACGATCTGATCTCGCTGCTCAAACGCGTCACGCAGATCATCTTTCCCAAAGATGCGGCCCACATCCTCATGCGCCTCAACCTGTTTCCGGGCCGCCGCGTGTTGGAGGCGGGCACCGGCAGCGGCGGTTTGACGCTGGCCCTGGCGCGGGCCGTCATGCCCAGCGGCCATGTCTACACCTACGAGATCAAGCCGGAGACCTTCACCCTGGCCAAGCGCAACCTGGAAAGCCTCGGCCTCTTGCCCTACGTCAGCCTGCAGCAACGTGACGTGACCGTCGCCGGCTTCGACGAACAGGATGTGGATGCCTGTTTTCTTGATCTGCGCGAACCCTGGGCGACCCTGCCCGCTGCCGTGACTGCTCTGAAGACCGGCGGCATCTTCGGCAGCCTGGTGCCCACCACGAACCAGGTTGAAGAGATGCTGCGCGCCCTGCAAACACACGGCTTCAGCGATATCACCGTGGAGGAGCTGCTGCTGCGCAGCTACAAACCAGTGCCCGACCGCCTGCGCCCCGCCGACCGCATGGTGGCCCACACAGGCTACCTGATCTTTGCGCGCAAACTGGCAGAAGGTGAAGCGCATCGCTGGCGACCGCGTGAGCAGAAACGCTATGCCGGGCGCCTGGCGGCCCTGGCCGGCCCGGTCACTACATCCCCCGACAATGACCTGGCCGACGCTGACGACGCCGAGTTGGCGACGCTTTGA
- a CDS encoding response regulator has protein sequence MSENRVTILYIEDEPEIVELVRLILARQDYDMLTAADGPAGLELLRQQPCDLVLLDLMMPGMDGWEVLRRIRADAALQHMPVIILTAKALAQDRDYGLHVAGAQAYVTKPFFMHDLIGTIGRVLSERSQPVVERT, from the coding sequence ATGAGCGAAAATAGGGTAACGATTCTCTATATCGAAGATGAACCGGAGATTGTCGAACTGGTGCGCTTGATTCTGGCACGCCAGGACTACGACATGCTCACAGCCGCTGATGGCCCAGCGGGGTTGGAATTGCTCAGGCAGCAGCCATGCGACCTGGTGCTGCTGGATCTGATGATGCCAGGGATGGACGGCTGGGAGGTGCTGCGGCGTATCCGGGCGGACGCTGCGCTGCAGCACATGCCGGTGATCATTCTGACGGCCAAAGCCCTGGCCCAGGACCGTGATTATGGTCTGCACGTGGCGGGGGCGCAGGCATACGTCACCAAGCCGTTTTTCATGCACGATTTGATCGGGACGATCGGGCGGGTTTTGTCTGAGCGGAGTCAGCCGGTTGTCGAACGCACCTAG